The genomic stretch AAATGGAGGACCTCCACCCGTGACATGACAACAGTACACATGTTATACATGCGCCCCTCTTATGGCATATGCGGCTCAGTACTTCTGAATTCTGATAGAACCGGCCGGCCTGTTGCTGGCAATAAGCCAAAGTTAGTTATGGTAGTTAGTCAGTCCGTACCACATTTTACCTGTGAGCGAGGCAACCAAAGACTTACCCATCGGCAGAGCACAAGATCCAATTACCTCCCAGGGCAAGACGGAGACATGAACGTGTCCTGCCTGTCACATGGACTCAGATCCATTTGTGGCTGCAGGAGTAGGTGTGTGTAGGTCGTACGTATGACGCAGACTTGGGACCGGGCTTATTGTTCTCACTTTAATTACTCGATATGGCATACGACATATTATGTATTCTCTTTTTAAACATGGAGAGcattctacatattttatgccatATGAAAGAAGGGTAGCAACCGCGCCACCAAATCTTCCTGTTGAACAAATAATCATTGTGTGATTTCCAAATACACCAGATCATGGTAAAGATTTTATATCCCAGATTAAGCAGTCTCAAACATAAATTGGATAATATTTAAAGTATAGAGGTGTAGTATCAAAAGCATCAGTTCTGAATCCCAGCCAAACTGCTTTGGCAAAGGTGCAATGAAAAAATAAGTGAGAGTCTGTTTCTACCATACCGTACCTTGAACATTCTCTTGCAATGTGTTTTGAGAATCTGAAGCTCTGACTCCTGTCACAAGTGCCCTTCTAATTAATCTCCAAGCAAAGGTTTTGACGAGCTAGCTTTTTATTGCTCCACACATCCCACCAGCTTTTCTTCTCCTCGCCAGAAACTAATTCCCTGGAGTTGCTTCCAGTAATCTGTAAAAAAACACTTCTATGCACTCTCTGCCATGCACTGAGCATTAGGTGTGTGTATTAGCAAATTTTATCAGCAAAGTCGGCATTCATAATGGGAATTTGTAAATCTTTGTTTTTGAAGTCATCATCAAAAGGAGAAACAATCTTTTGCTCATCCCATTGTTTTGTGTCATGATGCTAAAGATTTTTAACAATAGCAGGCCAAATGGAACCCGGTTGGGTTAAAAGATGATCATAAATATTCTTCCAATCCGGGCACCAAGGCGAGGACCAAATACTTGAATTACCTTTGGCACCTTGAATATGAATAGAACTTTGCATAAGAGGAAGAACTTTCAAAACAAAGGACCAAAAGGCAGATTTCGGTAAATTGGTAATTGtcctccaattttttttttttttaagattTGTCCTCCAAATAGACGTACGTGTGTGGGAAATATTTAGATTTCTACACTCCAGCAAGAAGCCCTAGATCCAACGTACCCTATGACAGTGACTCGGTCGGTGCACGTCACTGGGATATCTAATACAGGATTACAGTATTACACGCTACAACCGTACGTGCACATTTTGTGAATTTTTCCACGCAGCCACGTGTATCACCTGAGGCATTGCGTGGCACAGACCTTCGCATTCTCCCAGTTCACGCACTTAGTGATCAGTCATGCGCATCCGAGGGATCCATGTATATGCACGCAGTCAAGCACTCCTCTTCTATAAATTCGGAGGACATGAGAGGCTGAGAGCATACATACACATCTCATGTCATCCATCCCAAAAGCACGAGACCTAGCAGTGTAGCAGCTATACTTCTTCGGCATTACAGGCTAGACAGAAGGTAGCATTAAGCACTGATGGCTCCTGCGCGTATGTTCTCTTTCTCTTCCGTCGGGCAACCGCTCTATTCAGCTTCACCGATGGCTGGAAACGGCGGCCACCGCAGCCGTGGCTTCTTCCACCCTTCGCCGGTGATATATCCCGGCCGGGAGCCCACGTCTCATGAGCTGTCCAACGATTTGGACTTTCAGGTATGCATTGCCCTCGTTTTTGCACGATTAATAATGTACGACAACCTCCGTAccaaaatataagacgttttagcaGGATATTTTAGCTCATTAAAATGTCTTATATTTTGTAACAAATGCAAATGGATGAAATCAACATGGTATTATGATACATACCACACTTCTCCAAATTCACTATTTCATTTTATAAGAAATTTGCTCCATGTGCAACACCAGGAGGGCATAACAAGTGTGCAAGCATTGCTGCGTCAACATCCCAAGAGAAACCGGGGGGTTTTAGCCACTGTTGATCACCTCAAGCGCCTCTGCATCGACCATTATTTCCAAGACGAGATCGACAACGTTGTGGACTCATGCGTGGATCTCATCCATAGCGGCAATCTCCAAGATGCAACCCTTTCCATGAGGTTAATGAGAGAAGCTGGTTATTCTGTTTCAGCAGGTCAGCAAAACGCAAGTTTCTCGTGCTGAGTCATACAATTTCCATTTGTACCTTCTGCTAAGGCACATCTCTTGAACGAAATTTTCATTAATTGTATATTACTTACCTAGAAACCATTCTCCTCGTCATGGCAGATGAGGTCCTTCAAAAGTTTGCAAATGGTAACGACGATTTCAACCTAGCTCATAGCAAACACATCAGAGGGTTGCTGAGCTTGCAAGATATGTCGCACCTCAACGTGGGTGAGGCTTCGCTCTTCAAGGCAAGAGAATTCTCAAGCAAGAAACTTAGAATTGCAATTAAGTATTTGGAGCCAAACCTTGCAAGATATGTGAAACATTCACTGGACCATCCCTACCATGTGAGCCTGATGCAGTACAAGGCCATGCACCACCTGAGCTATCTACAAAGCTTGCCCACTAGGAACATTGCAATGGAGAAGCTGGCACTTGCAGAGTTCCAGATTAACAAGCTGCAGCATCAGTGGGAAATGCAAGAAGTTAAGAGGTACATATCTAATAAACGGTATAAACCACACTCCACCATGATTAATTTTCTGGACATTGGCTGATCTACTCATCCCCTGGTTATGTGAAATACCAAATTTCTTTACAAATGTTATATATTTCAAACATTCTGGTGTAAATTTATAAATTTTTGTCGCTTATATATGTCTACAATTAAAAGTGTGATTTTTTACTATGAAATTTATTTTGACACAGATGGTGGATGGATTTAGGATTGGCTCAAGAAGTACCGGCTGCAAGGGACCAGCTTTTGAAATGGTACATGTGGGCCATGACTGTACTCGACAGTTTCTCCTTCTCGAGATATCGGATTGAGCTCACAAAAATCATCTCACTCATCTACATTGTGGATGACATATTTGATCTTGTTGCCACACAAGAGGAACTTCTTCTCTTCAATGAGGCGATAAAAAAGTGAGCATGGATGTTCCGATGATAAAAAAAGGTTCATTCATTTTTAGTATTTCCATATAATTATCTTCACTCATAAATGAATGAATAAATAACACTAGAAACATTCGATCAAGCATTATAACTTTTATAACTTTGACTCTTAATAAAGACAAATATATTAGATTGGTTAAAATGAAAAATAACAACATACATGTATGACAAATATTTTCATATTATTctattttatatttattttattgtttaTCTGTAGAAGAAATAATGGTAAAAATTGCATGTTAGTGATTGTCAATGCCCAAAAATGGGATCAGTCTGCTAACAGAATATAGAAAATAGTGATGTAAATATACATTGGTATGGCATAAGTTTCACGCGTTAAATGCATGTGTTTACAGGTGGGATCTTGGAGCTGCTGATTCACTGCCAAGCTACATGATATCATGCTACAAGACTCTTTACACTGTCACAAATGATATCGCTGATATGGCCAGAAAAGAGCATGGATTAAACCCTATCAACCATCTCAAGAAAGCTGTATGTGTCCTGGCATATTTCTTCATTTTTATTTAGTTCGCTTTGTCTAAGTAAGTTATTATAGTGATGGTATACCACTACATACATTTCAACGAACTATGTTTACAAATAAACCAGAAAACTCACCTTCTTgtcttttttctctcttatctctCTCTTGTAGTGGGCAACGTTGTTTGATGGATTCGTGGTTGAGGGGAGATGGCTATCTAGTAATCAGGTTCCCACATCGGAGGACTACCTAAGAAATGGCGTTATCACCTCAGGAGCGCCACTTGTGTTTCTCCATATTTTCTTCATGCTAGGACATGATTTAAGAGAAACCGACGTTAACCACATCACTAGTGTCGTCGCCTGCCCAGCTAAGATCATGAGGCTCCGGGACGACATGGGCAGTGCTAAGGTCAGAACAAACCAAAATCCACAACTATAGATGATTCCGTAGGATCCACACTTAGGAAGCTTTACATGAATTGTTTCGATATGTATCTTGGTAGACGCACATTCACATGCAGATAAAAAAAAGTCTCATCTTATCTTACCAAAAAAAATTGTCTGCGCAGGATGAAGCGCAAGATGGGCTCGATGGATCATACAAAGAGCTGTACCTAAGGGAGAACCCTCATGGCAATGCGGAGGAGCACATGCTGAAGATGATCGAGGATCAGTGGGTGGAACTCAACAGGGTGTGCTTCTCTGGAACAAAATCATCATTGCCACCTAGCTTCGTCGGTGCATCGCTCAACTTTGCGAGGATGGTTGGCGTCATGTATGACTACGACGACAAGCAGAGGCTCCCTGTCCTGGAGGATTACACCAGGATGCTCCTCCTCTGAATCATTCATGGCATGGCCAGTACACTGCACATGAGTCACATAAATTTGTATTCTTGATATGTAGAGTTGTTTCGCCAACTTGCATTGTGCCCCTCTCTTCCTAGCCCACAGAAAATGTGCTAATTAGCCCTTAAATATGGTGGCGTTGAAATTAGCTTCGATGGCTCCATTGCAGTCAGTTTCCAGGTTGGTTGGCCACTGAACGAACCACATTATGAACCATAGGCTCTCCTGAGTCCCGACAGGGATATCTGAGGCAGCGACCCTGGTTGTAGAGGTTCATCATGCTCCTTTGCGCGGCAGATTTGGTACATGATGCTGCTCCCGCTTCGGCGCTTCGGCTGCACAGGTTCACGCCGGCGTCATCAGATAGCATCGATACTTGGTGGAGCAAGCTTTCTGACGCTGTGCCGAGAAAGGATCAGAAGGAAATTAACTCGATGGTAATTCTGGTTGCTCGGTGCCTCTGGCTTGAGCGCAACAGCAGAGTTTTCGACAAGCTAGCTACCATGCCTTCTGAGGTGTGTCGTAGGATTAGGGCTGAGTTTGATCAGTGGAAAAGGACGAAGTTGTGTGGACAGCTGGGAGAGATAGAGTAAACCCTGTAGGTGTGGAGTTGAGGGCTAAATCATCTGTGATTCGGCCTTAAAATCTTGTAAATGTGACTCTTTCTATCTTAATATATGAAGACACGCGTCTTGACTCTTGTGTGTTCTTAAAAAAAAATCACACATAGATAGCTTGTCAGATGCTTAATGCATCACAGGCATAGATGTTTGAGCTCTGGGTATAGCGTCGGGTGATGTCCACCCATCGCACAAATGTTTGATTTTCCCGTGTGATCTCGGTGAGGTGAGACCATATATCGAAGTATCAAACTAGCAACCAAAACATGAGGCCATCATGGGTCCCATACACGTACCAATTTCTCACTTTCCTCTATCTTCTAGACATAGACCACTCTCATAGTCTCATATATGGAATCCCACCTTCCTACGAGATTCCTTTTGGCTATGGGttaggggtgtaaacggatcggatcggatcggattttGCTTGTACCATATCATCTACCATATATTTTTCTCGGATCCGGATCGGAGCGGATATTGTTCGGTTTCGGATTCGAATGCGGATATATCGGTGTGCGGATTCGAATCGAAAATAGAGCGGACTCAGACCGGAAACAAAAAATAATCGGATATGTGCTCTCATCGGTAGATAAttatagttcttgcaaatcttgagggaGATTTAAACTTTTAGTTTTGTGCAGTTAAGAAGAAATAGACATAATGCACTAAAACTCAAGCATTCTTAGAAATTTAGATATAATCATGCTCGTCAAATGAATTTGGTAACTTAATAACTACTAACCTTCCAAGATTGGTCTTTGTTTTTGACTCAAAAATCAGATTATCCGGTTTCAAACCTTCGGATTATCCTAATTAAATGTTGGATAATCCATATCCGCATGCTATTTGCTATACCGTATCCTATACCATATCCGGAGCACCACTTCGAAATCGGATATCTTTATCCGCCGGATCCTTTAAAATCGGATATGAATACCTTAAAACGGATTTGGCGTCAGTTTTGTTACGGAAATTATCCTATCCgtttacactcctactattggtaGAATGCTCCTACGAGACGTCGATAGCATTACCAAGGGCCACCACCCATCTGGACTCTTGTGTAGTGTAACTTGATGCTACATTTATAAATTTATGATGTTGAAATAGTGACATACAATTTCATGTACTCTCCATCccataagatgttattacaacaaatataggttttaattatttGTAATAATATCTTATATATTACTCGTAAAAATAAATATCTTATATAATGAGACGGATGGAAGTAaatattttctataaataaagtgACTAATAATGCACATGAAGTATCATATCCATTCCATAAAGAAGGTGTATAAATTTTGTCAAAAGTTAAaccatgtaaagtttgaccaaatttataggaAAAATTACATTTGTACAAGGAGCTTGGAAGCTTGaccaagtttgactaagtttagttCAGTGTTGATGAAATGCAGCTCAAAACTTGGAAGTCTTTCGGCCACATAACTTCTCAGACACATGACAAGGCGTGTTGTACAAACCGAACCTGCTCTCAGACCAGGTTTCGTTGATTTGATCAATGGAACCAGGGGTGATGATCCCCGTTGCTCTAAAAAAAACTACCCACCACCTTTGGAGGaacaaccacaactctattactagGAAGATTAAAGCTCTTGGAAGATCTGCGAGTGCTTTACTCAGCAGAAGAGAATGCCCGACTGTGCCCATTCCAAGTGGACAAGGGGTATGTGCATGAATCAAAGACAAACCAAGCTCAACAGATCACGAATGAGTAAATAAACTTACAGCAAAAGCAGATGGAACTATTGTAGGGTGTTCTTCAATCTTCATCAAGATATGTACCGACGCCAAAAGAAAGAACTTCACTTGTTGTGATGGTAAGAGAAGGTTACTGTAGAGAAAGGTCGTGCAATATAACTACATTGTATTATCAATTAATGCTAATTAATAGCAGCTCTAACAAGTTCTGCTGTCATCCCACGAGCTCTAGACGAAGTAGAGGCGGTAGAGAGAAGGTTAACTACCGAGCTATGAGAGTCTTGATGTCATTTGAGCATAGCGATTACTATTCTCCACAAGATATAGAACATGCTCTAATTGCTAAAAAAAACTGCTTCCTAAGAATTGTGCATCCACTGGATCCATCTTGACGTACTAAAATATGAAGACAGTTCAATCTATAGTGAAAGGTATATCCTCATTCAAATCACGATGAAAGATAAATAGAAACTTGGTGACGACTGGGGAGTATATCCAGAATGGTTCGATGGGGAGAAGAAACACTAAGCACGCGTATCAACAAACAACATATGCTTTTTGTCTAAGATCAGAATATTTGTTTACATCCTTTACATGCATGCTGTTCTTCCTCCAAAGCTTGGTTAGGGAGAAGTCCAAAGGAACAACCAACTGTGATACGGACTGACTACATATGAGGTGCAGCATCACCTACAGAGCCAGTCCAGGTCCACCTCCAAATGAACCAGTAATCACAAAGTAGTGCAACCACGTATAACCTTTGGTCATCTCCCACAATCACAATCGACAAACAGCAGGGAAGTTTCAGCACTAAGCACATTTTCTTATCACCTGAATAAACATAGAGAAACGGACGACTGTCATCTGGTGCACACAATGGTCCTGGATAAAATAAACGTCACGAACAGGCATGAAGGAACTTACATGAGAACCGAAGGAGCTCTAAAGCTCGCTATAATTCCGCCAAACTGCTCGGAATTCTTCTCTGAATGTATTCAGGCGTGCTTTCAGATTAGGTGTTCTGAAGCTGGCATGGAGTACGGTTGCTGCCAACAGAAAAAAACAACTGATAAGGGCATTCCATGAATGATAAATGTACAGTTCAAAAGAATAAAAACACTACCCTGGCCTTACCAAGTAGAGCAATGAGAAGTGCCCACAGAACTGTGAGAAGACTGCATGAGGTCAACCAGAGCATGCAGCTAACTACAAACATGAAAACAAATACGCTTAGTTTAAGTTTTCCAAAATTATGTGGTGTCACAGAGAATTATGCGAAGAAAGGTTAGTTCTGCTCACCCGCAGAAAATAGAAGGACAAACAACCAGCGAGGCCGCCCACAAATATGAATTGATCTCTTCGAGCTTGGTCGACCACGAATAACAGGGCTGCCAATGTTGTCAACAATAgtattaagaagatttcaatagtAACTCacgataaaataaataaataatatttaGAGTAGTGCTCCTCACGTTATCGGTGGTCTCATCTTAGCAGCTAAATGTGGTGAGAATTGTCGGACAGTCCGTGTGACTTTCTCGTTGAAAGTGACCGCAAAGCTGCATTATGACATAACATGATAGTTAGCTGATTAATCATCATACAGAACACTTGGTGCAATTTTTGACAGTTTATACATGGAGAA from Lolium rigidum isolate FL_2022 chromosome 4, APGP_CSIRO_Lrig_0.1, whole genome shotgun sequence encodes the following:
- the LOC124707575 gene encoding PRA1 family protein A1-like; translated protein: MDWSAVTAEDLVDALREVDWSTPPRPVPEFFSRFTVPRSYSKWTSRLKCNLYYYRTNYFILIMFILGLGFLWKPVAILAAFMTGFSIAFLNDSFAVTFNEKVTRTVRQFSPHLAAKMRPPITPVIRGRPSSKRSIHICGRPRWLFVLLFSAVSCMLWLTSCSLLTVLWALLIALLATVLHASFRTPNLKARLNTFREEFRAVWRNYSEL
- the LOC124648635 gene encoding S-(+)-linalool synthase, chloroplastic-like; the encoded protein is MAPARMFSFSSVGQPLYSASPMAGNGGHRSRGFFHPSPVIYPGREPTSHELSNDLDFQEGITSVQALLRQHPKRNRGVLATVDHLKRLCIDHYFQDEIDNVVDSCVDLIHSGNLQDATLSMRLMREAGYSVSADEVLQKFANGNDDFNLAHSKHIRGLLSLQDMSHLNVGEASLFKAREFSSKKLRIAIKYLEPNLARYVKHSLDHPYHVSLMQYKAMHHLSYLQSLPTRNIAMEKLALAEFQINKLQHQWEMQEVKRWWMDLGLAQEVPAARDQLLKWYMWAMTVLDSFSFSRYRIELTKIISLIYIVDDIFDLVATQEELLLFNEAIKKWDLGAADSLPSYMISCYKTLYTVTNDIADMARKEHGLNPINHLKKAWATLFDGFVVEGRWLSSNQVPTSEDYLRNGVITSGAPLVFLHIFFMLGHDLRETDVNHITSVVACPAKIMRLRDDMGSAKDEAQDGLDGSYKELYLRENPHGNAEEHMLKMIEDQWVELNRVCFSGTKSSLPPSFVGASLNFARMVGVMYDYDDKQRLPVLEDYTRMLLL